One window of the Diospyros lotus cultivar Yz01 chromosome 12, ASM1463336v1, whole genome shotgun sequence genome contains the following:
- the LOC127786566 gene encoding NADH dehydrogenase [ubiquinone] flavoprotein 2, mitochondrial, producing the protein MLARLAAQRLLEIRQAFRQIPQASRSFSTALNYHLDGPDNNPDLPWDFTDANKQKVKEILSHYPSNYKQSAVIPLLDLAQQQHGGWLPVSAMNAVAKVIEVAPIRVYEVATFYSMFNRTKVGKYHLLVCGTTPCMIRGSREIEDALLKHLGVKRNEVTKDGMFSVGEMECMGCCVNAPMITVADYSNGSEGYAYNYYEDVTPQRVVEIVEKLRKGEKPPHGTQNPKRSHSGPEGGNTTLLSEPKAPPCRDLEAC; encoded by the exons ATGCTAGCTCGTCTGGCGGCTCAACGCCTGCTTGAGATCCGTCAAGCGTTCCGCCAAATTCCTCAG GCTTCGCGTTCGTTTTCGACTGCCCTAAACTAT CACCTTGATGGTCCCGACAACAATCCCGACCTTCCATGGGATTTCACCGATGCGAACAAACAAAAG GTGAAGGAGATACTTTCTCACTATCCATCGAACTACAAGCAATCTGCAGTCATTCCTCTGCTAGACCTTGCTCAACAGCAGCATGGTGGGTGGCTTCCTGTTTCAGCAATGAATGCA GTGGCTAAGGTTATTGAAGTTGCTCCTATCCGGGTGTATGAGGTTGCAACATTCTATTCGATGTTCAATCGAACAAAG GTAGGCAAATACCACTTATTGGTTTGTGGCACAACACCTTGTATGATTCGTGGTTCACGGGAAATCGAAGATGCATTATTGAAACACTTAGGAGTGAAACGGAATG AAGTAACAAAGGATGGTATGTTTTCTGTTGGAGAAATGGAATGCATG GGGTGTTGTGTAAATGCTCCCATGATCACAGTGGCTGACTACTCCAATGGATCTGAGGGATATGCCTACAATTACTAT GAAGATGTGACTCCACAGCGGGTTGTTGAGATAGTTGAGAAGCTAAGAAAGGGGGAGAAGCCACCG CATGGCACTCAAAACCCAAAGCGCAGTCATTCCGGGCCAGAAGGGGGGAATACTACTTTGCTAAGTGAGCCAAAGGCACCTCCATGCCGGGATTTGGAGGCCTGCTGA
- the LOC127786558 gene encoding transcription factor UNE12, with amino-acid sequence MANNPSEGPADDFFEHLLGFPSYATTEANLAGAAAPMMLQLSSGDGSAHLGAVGVGGEGGGGGFHGSLFPLGLSLDHQGKPPGFMKVDEASASTKRFHEDIAHGRASSSSMKNAFLGQPMANTVAAVPHPPAIRPRVRARRGQATDPHSIAERLRREKIAERIRALQELVPSVNKTDRAAMLDEIVDYVKFLRLQVKVLSMSRLGAAGAVAPLVTDMPISSVEEEAGEGGRNQPAWEKWSNDGTERQVAKLMEENVGAAMQFLQSKALCIMPISLASAIYQYHSQSPDTSTATVVKSEAHPPS; translated from the exons ATGGCTAACAATCCCTCGGAAGGCCCCGCCGATGACTTTTTCGAGCATTTACTAGGGTTTCCGAGCTACGCAACGACGGAGGCTAACTTGGCCGGGGCGGCGGCTCCGATGATGCTCCAGCTCAGTTCCGGCGACGGCTCTGCCCATCTCGGCGCCGTCGGAGTTGGTGGAGAAGGTGGCGGCGGCGGGTTTCACGGATCGTTGTTTCCGTTAGGGTTGAGTTTGGACCACCAGGGAAAGCCGCCAGGGTTTATGAAGGTGGATGAGGCATCCGCCAGCACCAAGCGGTTCCACGAGGATATTGCTCACGGCCGTGCTTCCTCTTCGTCTATGAAAAAC gctTTCCTTGGCCAGCCAATGGCTAACACAGTTGCTGCTGTACCACATCCACCTGCAATTCGTCCCAGGGTGCGAGCAAGGCGAGGACAGGCTACAGATCCACATAGTATTGCTGAGAGG TTACGGAGAGAAAAAATAGCTGAAAGGATTAGGGCCTTGCAAGAATTGGTTCCCAGTGTGAACAAG ACAGATAGAGCTGCCATGCTTGATGAAATTGTTGATTATGTGAAGTTCCTACGTCTCCAAGTGAAG GTCCTGAGCATGAGCAGATTGGGTGCAGCTGGTGCTGTGGCACCTCTTGTAACTGATATGCCAATATCATCCGTGGAG GAAGAAGCCGGTGAAGGCGGAAGAAACCAACCAGCCTGGGAGAAATGGTCGAACGATGGCACAGAAAGGCAGGTGGCTAAGCTGATGGAAGAAAATGTAGGGGCTGCTATGCAGTTCCTTCAGTCAAAGGCACTGTGCATCATGCCCATATCACTGGCCTCAGCAATCTACCAGTACCACTCGCAATCACCAGACACCAGCACCGCCACAGTAGTCAAATCTGAAGCACACCCCCcttcataa
- the LOC127786555 gene encoding protein OSB1, mitochondrial-like, with amino-acid sequence MELEQALALPRTSILLSNPRNPPIASHRIPASSLKPLFPVRLHSGSAGLFKNRRPGVDGGAKCSVDYNGSNGNYGGLGAPQFPRPSEIQWRKELCNAVHLIGIVATPVQIKHLSSGKVLAWSRLAVKKSSTETAWINLTFWDELAHIASQHIEKGNQIFVSGRLVSDTVEIEDGKQQTYYKVVVQQLNFVERNFSPVALYDGDSNSSRPGRTVSNYAANNTGSTEELWQAFFANPVDWWDNRKSKRNPKYPDFKHKDTGEALWIEGRYNPPWVKSQLAILDSRMESFHDQNDNVPINFVAGSDYTPF; translated from the exons ATGGAGTTGGAGCAAGCACTGGCGCTGCCGAGAACCAGCATCCTTCTCTCTAACCCTCGTAACCCTCCGATTGCATCCCATCGTATACCCGCTTCGTCCCTTAAACCTCTGTTTCCCGTTCGTCTTCACTCCGGTTCAGCAGGGCTTTTCAAGAACCGGCGACCTGGTGTCGATGGGGGCGCCAAATGTTCGGTGGATTACAATGGAAGCAACGGGAACTACGGCGGATTGGGGGCTCCGCAGTTCCCAAGGCCGTCGGAGATACAGTGGAGAAAGGAGCTATGTAACGCCGTGCACCTCATCGGCATAGTCGCTACGCCTGTCCAAATCAAGCACCTTAGCTCCGGCAAGGTCCTTGCCTGGTCTCGCCTCGCCGTCAAGAAGTCTTCTACGGAGACCGCCTG GATCAATTTGACATTCTGGGATGAGTTGGCTCATATTGCTTCTCAACACATAGAGAAAGGCAACCAAATATTTGTCTCTGGCCGGCTGGTCTCAGATACAGTTGAAATTGAGGATGGGAAGCAGCAGACATACTACAAG GTTGTTGTTCAGCAGCTGaattttgttgaaagaaatttCTCTCCTGTGGCTTTGTACGATGGGGACTCTAATTCTTCTAGACCAG GTAGGACAGTTAGCAATTATGCTGCCAATAATACAGGCTCCACGGAGGAGCTATGGCAAGCATTCTTTGCTAATCCAGTGGATTGGTGGGACAACAGAAAGAGCAAG AGAAACCCAAAGTATCCAGATTTCAAGCACAAAGATACAGGGGAAGCCCTGTGGATCGAAGGTAGGTATAATCCTCCCTGGGTAAAGTCCCAACTGGCAATACTGGATTCAAGAATGGAGTCTTTTCATGATCAAAATGATAACGTGCCAATAAATTTTGTTGCCGGCAGTGATTACACACCTTTTTAA
- the LOC127786571 gene encoding uncharacterized protein LOC127786571 isoform X2, with the protein MFGISYGELFLLLGATAALIGPKDLPVIARTAGRLAGRAIGYVQMARGQFDNIMQQNQAREVHKELQDTMAQLEAIRHEIRTISFINPGPLTRRLVDNIDQASNSSGTSEPPKSNAEISPTVIIDAKNYSSTTSEFSDMHSQATAYAKLAESTSINSQPEKSNEIIDELTDESGLTILPVSAESTGLLPDRKGAAVLDHCWNVV; encoded by the exons ATGTTTGGTATTTCCTACGGAGAGCTGTTCCTTCTACTTGGTGCAACTGCTGCTCTAATCG GTCCCAAGGATCTCCCAGTCATAGCAAGAACCGCAGGCAGGCTAGCTGGCCGTGCGATTGGTTATGTTCAAATGGCTCGTGGCCAATTTGATAACATAATGCAACAAAATCAAGCTCGCGAG GTGCATAAAGAACTTCAAGACACAATGGCCCAACTAGAAGCAATCCGCCATGAAATCCGAACCATCTCGTTCATTAATCCTGGCCCATTGACTCGGAGGCTTGTAGACAATATTGACCAAGCATCTAATTCTAGCG GTACCAGTGAGCCACCGAAAAGTAATGCAGAGATCAGTCCAACTGTCATTATAGATGCTAAG AATTATAGTTCAACAACATCAGAATTTTCTGATATGCACAGCCAGGCAACAGCTTATGCAAAACTGGCTGAATCAACATCTATAAACTCTCAGCCTGAGAAAAGTAATGAAATTATTGATGAGCTAACTGATGAATCTGGGCTTACCATTCTTCCTGTATCTGCTGAAAGCACTGGATTGCTACCAGATCGCAAGG GTGCTGCCGTGCTGGACCATTGTTGGAATGTGGTTTGA
- the LOC127786571 gene encoding uncharacterized protein LOC127786571 isoform X1 has translation MFGISYGELFLLLGATAALIGPKDLPVIARTAGRLAGRAIGYVQMARGQFDNIMQQNQAREVHKELQDTMAQLEAIRHEIRTISFINPGPLTRRLVDNIDQASNSSGTSEPPKSNAEISPTVIIDAKNYSSTTSEFSDMHSQATAYAKLAESTSINSQPEKSNEIIDELTDESGLTILPVSAESTGLLPDRKGNLEGSDVVLEAILEAEVARNAKEFFAQHQNQIK, from the exons ATGTTTGGTATTTCCTACGGAGAGCTGTTCCTTCTACTTGGTGCAACTGCTGCTCTAATCG GTCCCAAGGATCTCCCAGTCATAGCAAGAACCGCAGGCAGGCTAGCTGGCCGTGCGATTGGTTATGTTCAAATGGCTCGTGGCCAATTTGATAACATAATGCAACAAAATCAAGCTCGCGAG GTGCATAAAGAACTTCAAGACACAATGGCCCAACTAGAAGCAATCCGCCATGAAATCCGAACCATCTCGTTCATTAATCCTGGCCCATTGACTCGGAGGCTTGTAGACAATATTGACCAAGCATCTAATTCTAGCG GTACCAGTGAGCCACCGAAAAGTAATGCAGAGATCAGTCCAACTGTCATTATAGATGCTAAG AATTATAGTTCAACAACATCAGAATTTTCTGATATGCACAGCCAGGCAACAGCTTATGCAAAACTGGCTGAATCAACATCTATAAACTCTCAGCCTGAGAAAAGTAATGAAATTATTGATGAGCTAACTGATGAATCTGGGCTTACCATTCTTCCTGTATCTGCTGAAAGCACTGGATTGCTACCAGATCGCAAGG GTAATCTAGAAGGATCTGACGTAGTGTTGGAAGCAATACTGGAAGCAGAGGTTGCACGTAATGCAAAGGAGTTTTTTGCACAGCaccaaaatcaaataaaatga